From Lolium perenne isolate Kyuss_39 chromosome 5, Kyuss_2.0, whole genome shotgun sequence, a single genomic window includes:
- the LOC127298706 gene encoding uncharacterized protein: protein MRGSTLRAAMATAVRAFSSAPAAPGAGGGVSMVQGASRGIGLEFVRQLLRRSDQGRVVATCRAPDSAAELQELRREHARRLTVLPLDVTDETTIEAAAAAIGETHGSLDLLINAAGILSIPNVIQPETSLSKVQKSSLLLAYEVNAVGPILVIKHMRPFLKIGASLETGKGFSLVANMSARVGSIGDNGLGGWHSYRASKTALNQLTKTASVELGKKDNIACILLHPGTVDTDLSRPFQKNVAKDKLFTREFSVQKLLSIIDNAKKSDNGKFFAWDGQEIPW, encoded by the exons ATGCGCGGGAGCACGCTAAGAgcggcgatggcgacggcggTCAGGGCTTTCTCGTCCGCCCCCGCGGCtcccggcgccggcggcggcgtctccatgGTGCAGGGCGCGTCCCGGGGCATCGGGCTCGAGTTC GTGAGGCAGCTGCTGCGGAGGAGCGACCAGGGCCGCGTCGTGGCGACGTGCCGCGCCCCGGACTCCGCCGCGGAGCTCCAGGAGCTGAGGCGGGAGCACGCGCGGCGCCTCACCGTGCTGCCGCTGGACGTCACCGACGAGACCACCATAGAG GCTGCGGCGGCCGCGATTGGGGAGACCCACGGATCTCTCGACCTGCTGATCAATGCCGCCGGCATACTCTCAATCCCAAATGTCATACAACCAG AGACCTCACTGAGCAAAGTTCAGAAATCATCCCTGCTACTGGCATACGAAGTGAATGCTGTTGGACCTATTTTAGTGATCAAG CACATGCGTCCATTCCTGAAGATTGGCGCGAGCTTGGAAACTGGGAAAGGTTTCTCGTTGGTTGCAAACATGAGCGCAAGGGTTGGCTCGATAGGAGACAATGGTCTGGGAGGCTGGCATTCGTACAGAGCTTCTAAAACTGCACTGAACCAAT TGACAAAGACCGCATCAGTAGAATTGGGCAAGAAGGACAACATCGCCTGCATTTTGCTACATCCAGGAACAGTCGACACCGACCTCTCACGGCCATTCCAAAAAAATGTGGCCAAGGATAAGCTCTTCACGAGGGAGTTCTCTGTACAGAAGCTCCTGTCCATCATCGACAATGCCAAGAAGAGCGACAACGGGAAGTTCTTTGCCTGGGATGGTCAAGAAATCCCATGGTGA